The following proteins are co-located in the Vanessa atalanta chromosome 11, ilVanAtal1.2, whole genome shotgun sequence genome:
- the LOC125067219 gene encoding protein toll-like, with protein sequence MDCKLIHVLIVALTAHVINGRVMCPSHPNCVCSGTFAVELNCNIDGRTVKINLLPSTYINIKCENATSLDYSKLPKCANEPNTFKSVSFKDCPLPDTSFNDILRQIGVSKTMSLIFQNAKNLSGYFNRKHFTGLKDLRKLLLSVNGITHLPDNLFMDINNLTWLNIRCNNINLSEELFKPLERLETLEISHNHMTNMSSNLFSHLSLLRKLSLWQSNVTWFSKDFFTGVDVLEELDLSSNGLNELPMTIFKPLRKLKKLTLFSNKFSTLPQNLFSTNEKLETVIILNNDVKIKTLPKNMFGNLSNLKQVYLQRSGVEVIPYDIFVNSSLITNISLAYNDIAVIPESTFNDQINLLELDLSHNNLRSLESKLFSSLVRLEILNLCYNSIEEVSSVTFSSLLSLIYLNMEHNNLKIISSDLFSSNKQRMSITLAYNRLDFENKELKNNSWAVTRSSPFAHTYNLRMLNLSHNKFKHSFDDWWINGHENLDISFNSIQYLWGYTKYSIEDGKSNYEEILKKPLKEVWISNNPLNCRCRNFLFIDYLKDNLKSKVMDDTLIHCPIWTREACYLRFIIFISVVTTSVSLSTITLILYFIYKNQINSMIKRRFKYFSRQDNTDQYKNILIKYSENDEEFVLKEILPELKNHKNFNVQTKLVKTNSKDNFIKHFANGSKENDTVVIIFSPNYLTSAYSHVNIKKIRGEMLKTKNTLYVFTDIGPENSIYAFLKEQRDQRTAILWSDPNFWNVLISMLSNGYKKKVRFSPGIDIRSKLNTSLTSSKSKLASNSSFTRLPDWPDVYASSTFAHSQV encoded by the exons ATGGATTGCAAACTGATACACGTGCTAATAGTAGCACTCACAGCACATGTAATTAATGGGAGAGTGATGTGTCCAAGTCACCCTAACTGCGTTTGCAGCGGCACGTTCGCTGTTGAACTCAATTGCAACATCGATG gtCGAACCGTGAAAATTAACTTACTACCGAGTAcgtatattaacataaaatgcGAAAACGCAACCAGTCTAGATTATAGCAAGCTACCAAAATGTGCCAATGAACCGAACACTTTTAAATCAGTCAGTTTTAAAGATTGTCCGCTACCGGATACATCATTTAACGATATATTACGTCAAATTGGAGTATCAAAGACTATGTCACTTATATTTCAAAATGCAAAGAATTTGTCTGGATACTTCAATAGGAAGCATTTTACGGGATTGAAAGATTTAAGAAAACTTCTTCTATCAGTAAATGGAATCACGCATCTACCAGATAATCTTTTTATggatatcaataatttaacatggCTTAACATTCGCTGCAATAATATTAACCTATCTGAAGAATTATTTAAGCCACTTGAGAGATTGGAAACCTTAGAAATAAGTCATAATCATATGACGAATATGTCCTCGAATCTTTTTTCTCACTTATCCTTGCTGAGAAAGCTGTCTTTGTGGCAAAGTAACGTTACATGGTTTTCTAAAGATTTCTTCACGGGTGTAGATGTGCTTGAAGAATTAGATTTAAGTTCCAACGGACTTAACGAACTACCGATGACAATTTTTAAGCCCCTAAGAAAGTTGAAGAAACTGACATTATTTTCGAACAAGTTCTCAACGCTGCCACAAAATTTGTTTTCGACCAATGAAAAATTAGAAACTGTCATTATTCTTAACAACGacgttaaaattaaaacgcTGCCAAAGAATATGTTTGGAAATTTATCAAACCTCAAACAAGTTTATCTTCAACGAAGTGGCGTTGAAGTTATACCGTATGATATATTTGTCAATTCTTcgcttataacaaatatatcattAGCATATAATGATATAGCAGTAATCCCGGAATCAACTTTTAACGATCAAATAAACTTGTTAGAACTGGATTTAAGTCACAACAACTTAAGAAGCTTAGAGTCGAAATTGTTCTCGTCGTTAGTACGACTAGAGATAttgaatttatgttataattccaTCGAAGAAGTTTCGAG tGTAACGTTTTCATCTCTGTTAagcctaatatatttaaatatggaacataataatttgaaaataatatcatcCGATCTATTTAGTAGCAATAAACAAAGAATGTCAATAACCTTGGCTTATAATCGACTAGACtttgaaaataaagaattaaaaaataattcatgggCAGTGACGAGATCATCACCTTTTGCTCATACTTATAATCTGAGGATGCttaatttaagtcataataaattcaaacattcATTCGACGACTGGTGGATTAACGGGCACGAAAACTTGGATATCAGCTTTAATTCCATTCAATATCTCTGG GGTTATACAAAGTATTCAATTGAAGATGGAAAATCGAattatgaagaaatattaaaaaagccaTTAAAAGAAGTTTGGATTTCAAATAATCCCTTAAATTGCAGATGCAGAAACTTTCTTTTCATTGACTatcttaaagataatttaaagtcGAAG gtCATGGATGATACATTAATACATTGTCCGATCTGGACTAGGGAAGCATGTTACCTaaggtttataatatttatttctgtagTGACTACATCAGTGTCACTATCAACAATCACTCTGATATTgtactttatatacaaaaatcaaataaattctaTGATAAAAAGgcgattcaaatatttttcaagacaAGATAACACTGATCAATATaagaatatacttataaaatattctgaaaatgATGAAGAATTCGTATTGAAGGAGATCTTACCGGAACttaaaaatcacaaaaactTCAATGTTCAAACGAAACTTGTTAAAACCAATTCCAAAGATAATTTCATCAAACATTTCGCGAATGGATCGAAAGAAAACGACACTGTTGTGATAATATTTTCCCCAAACTACTTAACGTCAGCTTACAGCCACGTAAACATAAAGAAAATTCGAGGCGAAATGTTGAAAACGAAAAACACGCTTTATGTATTCACCGATATTGGCCCCGAGAATTCGATATATGCTTTCCTAAAAGAGCAACGAGATCAGCGAACAGCTATTTTGTGGAGTGACCCAAATTTCTGGAATGTTCTCATTTCCATGTTATCGAATGGATATAAGAAAAAAGTGCGATTTTCGCCGGGAATCGATATACGTTCAAAACTAAATACATCCCTCACTTCATCCAAGAGCAAGTTGGCCTCCAACAGTTCATTTACAAGACTGCCCGACTGGCCGGATGTCTACGCTTCGAGTACATTTGCACACAGTCAGGTTTAG